The following DNA comes from Streptomyces globosus.
CTCCCAGGGGCTGTCGGTGACAGCTGCCTGTTCCTACGGCTCGGGCTACGTTAGGCGTCCGTCGAGGCCGAGTCAAGTCGAGCGGCGGCGTGGCGCGTGGGCCCGGTACGGGCTGACCGTGGGGTCGCCGTCGATCCAGTACCGGTACGGGTGGGCCGCGCCCGCGCCGCCCACTCCCGTGCGCGGACCGTTCCCCACCTGGTCCGTTACGACGGACCTGCCTGTCAGCAGGGACAGCGCGGAGTCAGGGCCGGCGCACAGGTCCGTGCCGTCCAGGGAGCGGTCCACCGCGAGGGCCGTTGCCAGACGGGCCGGACCCTTGGCGAGTTCCTCGTCGTTTTTGGCTGAGAGTCGACGTTTGCGGGCGAGCTCGGCGCCCACCGTGATCTCTCCCGCTCTCACCAGGACACCGCTCGCGTGGTCCTTCGGGCCACACACCAGGTTGAGGCTGAACCACATGCCGTAGATGAAGTAGACGTACGCGTGTCCGGGCGGTCCGAACATCGACGCGTTCCTCGCGGTGCGGCCGCGGTAGGCGTGGGAGCCGGGGTCGGACTCGCCCTCGTAGGCCTCCACCTCCGTGATGCGGAGCTCGATCGGGCCCTCCTCGGTGCGGCGGACCAGGATCCGGCCGAGAAGGTCCGGGGCCACGGTGAGGACCGGCCGGTCGTAGAAGGACCGGGGCAGGGGCGTACGGTCGGGGCGCGCGCTCATCCGGTCGAGCGTACTGGAACACGCGCGCCTGCAACCGGCGCCTAAGGTTCCGCGTTGGTAGGGGTTAGTCGCACACGTCTTCACAAGGGGAGTCGAAGCAGATCATGGGGTTCAAGAAGCTGTTCGCCGCACTGGGCGCCGGCGGTGCGTCCGTCGACACGGTCATCACCGAGCCGAACGTGGTGCCCGGCGGCATCGTGCAGGGCGAGGTCCGCATCCAGGGCGGTTCCGTGGAGCAGCAGATCGAGGGCCTGTCGGTCGGTCTGCAGGCGAAGGTCGAGGTCGAGGGCGGCGACCAGGAGTACAAGCAGGACATCGTCTTCACCAAGCAGCGCCTCGGCGGCGCCTTCAAGGTGCAGGCCGGCGCCCAGCACGTCGTGCCGTTCGGGCTGGAGATCCCGTGGGAGACGCCGATCACGCACTTCGAGGGCCACCACCTGCACGGGATGAACATCGGCGTCAGCACCGAGCTGGAGATCGCGCGCGCCGTGGACGCAGGCGACCTCGACCCGATCAACGTGCACCCGCTGCCGGCGCAGCAGGCCGTCCTGGACGGGTTCCGCCGGCTGGGCTTCACCTTCCGCAGCGCGGACATGGAGCGCGGGCACATCCGCGGCACGCGGCAGACGCTGCCCTTCTACCAGGAGATCGAGTTCCTGCCGCCAGCGCAGTACCGGGGTCTGAACCAGGTCGAGCTGACCTTCATCGCCGACGGCTCCGAGATGGACGTCGTCCTGGAGATGGACAAGAAGGCCGGCCTCTTCTCCGAGGGCAGCGACACCTACCGCTGCTTCCGGGTGGGGCTGCAGTCGTACCAGCAGACCGACTGGGCCGCGTACCTCAACGAGTGGATCGCCTCGGTCGGTTCGCAGCGCAACTGGTTCTAGGCTCGGAGCCGGTGCCGGTGCGGTCCGGCACCGGTCCGCGATCAGGAGGTTCAGCAGTGGCCGAGCAGAACAGGGCTCCCCTCCCCCACGCCTTCCACCCGGAAGTCGCCTCGTTCACGGTGGTGAGCGACGATCTCCGGCACGGCGGGGAGCTGGCCGGCGGCCAGGTCCTGGAGGGCGGGAACGTCTCCCCGCACCTGCGCTGGGAGGGCTTCCCGGAGGGGGCGAAGAGCTTCGCCGTGACGTGCTTCGACCCGGACGCCCCGACGGGCAGCGGGTTCTGGCACTGGGTCCTCTTCGACCTGCCCGCCACCGTGACGGAGCTGCCGGCCGGCGCGGGCAGCGGGAAGTTCGAGGGGCTGCCGGACGGAGCCGTGCACGTCCGCAACGACTACGGGACGCGGGACTTCGGCGGGGCGGCGCCGCCGGCCGGCGAGCGCCACCGGTACGTGTTCACCGTGTACGCGGTGGACCGGGAGAAGCTCGGGCCCGGCCCGGACGCCTCACCCGCCGCAGTCGGATTCAACCTGCGGTTCCACACGCTGGGGCGCGCCCACCTGATCGGTGAGTACGAGGCGCCGGCAGGCTGATCGTTCGCCTCCTGTTTGCCCGGTCCTGGTCTGAAGCAGACCCGGACCGGGCATTTTTAATGCGTTGTCCCGCGTGGCGCGCGCAGCCAGAGTGGTTGCGGGCCCTGCAGCCAGGGTGGACGCGGGCCTGCGCACGGGAGGTGGGCGAGATGCGGGACACGCTGGTGCTGAATGCGAGCTTCGAGCCGCTGTCGACGGTGACCCTGAACCGGGCCGTCGTGCTGGTTCTCCAGGACAAGGCAGTGGTCGAGCAGTCGCATCCGGAACTGCGTGTCCGAGCGGCCGCCGTGGACCTTCCGATGCCTCGGGTGATCAGGTTGTGCCGGTACGTGCGTGTGCCGTTCCGAAGACACGCGCCGTGGTCCCGGCGGGGCGTGCTGGTGCGGGACCAGCACCGGTGCGCGTACTGCGGGAAGCGGGCCACGACGGTGGACCACGTGGTGCCGCGGGCGCAGGGCGGCCGGGACACCTGGCTGAACACGGTGGCGTCGTGCGCCGAGGACAACCACCGCAAGGCGGACCGGACTCCGGACGAGGCGGGTATGCCGCTGCTGCGGGAGCCGTTCGTGCCGTCCCCTGCGGACGCCATGCTGCTGGCC
Coding sequences within:
- a CDS encoding HNH endonuclease, with protein sequence MRDTLVLNASFEPLSTVTLNRAVVLVLQDKAVVEQSHPELRVRAAAVDLPMPRVIRLCRYVRVPFRRHAPWSRRGVLVRDQHRCAYCGKRATTVDHVVPRAQGGRDTWLNTVASCAEDNHRKADRTPDEAGMPLLREPFVPSPADAMLLALGVGGREALPEWLGSTA
- a CDS encoding YbhB/YbcL family Raf kinase inhibitor-like protein, yielding MAEQNRAPLPHAFHPEVASFTVVSDDLRHGGELAGGQVLEGGNVSPHLRWEGFPEGAKSFAVTCFDPDAPTGSGFWHWVLFDLPATVTELPAGAGSGKFEGLPDGAVHVRNDYGTRDFGGAAPPAGERHRYVFTVYAVDREKLGPGPDASPAAVGFNLRFHTLGRAHLIGEYEAPAG
- a CDS encoding sporulation protein, with the translated sequence MGFKKLFAALGAGGASVDTVITEPNVVPGGIVQGEVRIQGGSVEQQIEGLSVGLQAKVEVEGGDQEYKQDIVFTKQRLGGAFKVQAGAQHVVPFGLEIPWETPITHFEGHHLHGMNIGVSTELEIARAVDAGDLDPINVHPLPAQQAVLDGFRRLGFTFRSADMERGHIRGTRQTLPFYQEIEFLPPAQYRGLNQVELTFIADGSEMDVVLEMDKKAGLFSEGSDTYRCFRVGLQSYQQTDWAAYLNEWIASVGSQRNWF
- a CDS encoding DNA-3-methyladenine glycosylase translates to MSARPDRTPLPRSFYDRPVLTVAPDLLGRILVRRTEEGPIELRITEVEAYEGESDPGSHAYRGRTARNASMFGPPGHAYVYFIYGMWFSLNLVCGPKDHASGVLVRAGEITVGAELARKRRLSAKNDEELAKGPARLATALAVDRSLDGTDLCAGPDSALSLLTGRSVVTDQVGNGPRTGVGGAGAAHPYRYWIDGDPTVSPYRAHAPRRRST